Proteins encoded together in one Spirochaeta isovalerica window:
- a CDS encoding lipid II:glycine glycyltransferase FemX: MSDLKLEEVSPVYLNGHSNFLQSGYWAGLREKTGWKSVPLKLTWKGESYPLLVLVRTFKGTLSLAYVPHGPSVEVDPEEREYFIHKLSRDLLEFVPLGTFFVRYDFLWGETGEDSLPEPLNFKGISKAPMDIQPPDTVIINLNQSENDLLAAMHKKTRYNIKLAGKKGVVVETGTESDLDAWYELYRTTSERDRISIHSRDYYGKVFSMADGTGGNPESRLFLARHEGDLLAGIIVLIDGKRATYLYGASSNEKRNLMPAYALQWEAIKAAKAAGCDSYDMFGIPPADDPEHPMHGLYRFKRGFGGDIHHRLGAWDYRYSSIVYPLYRIVEAARKFYYKTLRKR; this comes from the coding sequence TTGAGCGACCTTAAACTCGAAGAGGTATCGCCGGTCTACCTGAACGGCCATTCCAATTTCCTTCAGTCGGGCTACTGGGCCGGGCTGAGGGAAAAAACGGGATGGAAGTCCGTTCCGCTTAAACTGACATGGAAAGGGGAGTCCTATCCCCTTCTCGTGCTGGTCAGAACCTTTAAAGGGACTCTGTCTCTCGCTTATGTCCCCCATGGTCCCTCCGTGGAGGTCGATCCGGAGGAGAGGGAATATTTTATTCACAAACTCTCCCGCGATCTCCTGGAGTTCGTTCCCCTGGGGACATTTTTTGTACGCTATGACTTCTTATGGGGAGAGACCGGTGAGGACTCATTGCCCGAACCCCTGAATTTCAAAGGTATCTCCAAAGCCCCGATGGATATCCAGCCCCCTGATACAGTCATCATCAATCTGAATCAATCGGAAAATGACTTGCTGGCAGCTATGCATAAGAAAACCCGCTATAACATCAAACTGGCCGGAAAAAAGGGCGTCGTTGTGGAAACCGGAACGGAATCCGATCTTGATGCCTGGTACGAACTCTACAGAACCACATCGGAAAGGGACCGCATTTCCATCCACAGCCGCGATTATTACGGAAAAGTATTCTCAATGGCTGACGGAACAGGTGGTAATCCCGAATCCCGTCTCTTTCTGGCCAGACACGAAGGCGATCTTCTCGCGGGTATTATTGTTCTCATCGACGGAAAACGCGCCACCTATCTCTACGGGGCGTCATCCAATGAAAAGCGGAACCTGATGCCGGCTTATGCCCTGCAGTGGGAAGCTATCAAAGCGGCGAAGGCCGCGGGCTGCGATTCCTACGATATGTTCGGCATTCCGCCCGCCGATGATCCCGAGCATCCCATGCACGGGCTGTACCGTTTCAAAAGGGGATTCGGCGGAGACATCCATCACCGCCTCGGGGCCTGGGATTACCGGTATTCTTCGATTGTTTATCCTCTTTACCGGATTGTGGAAGCCGCCAGAAAGTTCTATTACAAAACGCTCAGAAAGCGTTAA
- a CDS encoding substrate-binding periplasmic protein, with translation MKKEIILFLFMVFFLKISLFSQNETSIPPGTVIYIGDDEVDGNWPPFEYFIPVAPDQKIEPSGYNIDILEIVAKEYNINFDYINYPWTRVFYELEKGESIQMVLPVSLNSERLEKFYSTRAVYQITPSYFYLKEQFPMGIHIEKPEDILEIGIVNGRVGYNYINFGLNNEDVNRIAKSGRNLFDQLRQKRCAVVLARYETTAGMSLIGEKLLDSDIGYKTMPGVEKEDFHFLITKNYPYGDELRRIINETVEKLDNSGELDKILTRYLIMSEAE, from the coding sequence ATGAAAAAAGAAATCATTCTCTTTCTTTTCATGGTTTTTTTCTTAAAAATAAGTCTTTTTAGTCAGAATGAAACATCTATTCCTCCGGGTACAGTCATCTATATTGGAGACGACGAAGTTGATGGGAACTGGCCGCCCTTTGAGTATTTTATTCCTGTCGCTCCGGATCAGAAAATCGAACCTTCCGGATATAATATTGATATTTTGGAAATTGTAGCGAAAGAATACAATATTAATTTTGATTACATTAACTACCCCTGGACCAGAGTATTCTATGAATTGGAGAAAGGCGAGAGTATTCAGATGGTTCTCCCCGTATCTCTTAATTCTGAAAGGCTTGAAAAATTCTATTCGACTCGTGCCGTTTATCAGATAACACCGAGTTATTTTTATTTGAAAGAACAATTTCCCATGGGAATTCATATAGAAAAACCAGAAGACATTTTAGAAATAGGAATCGTAAACGGTAGGGTCGGTTATAATTATATTAATTTCGGATTGAATAATGAAGATGTCAACAGGATCGCTAAATCGGGGAGAAATCTCTTTGATCAGCTCAGGCAGAAACGATGTGCTGTCGTATTGGCCCGCTACGAAACAACTGCGGGCATGTCACTTATAGGAGAAAAGCTTCTCGATTCTGATATAGGCTATAAAACTATGCCCGGAGTTGAAAAAGAAGATTTTCATTTTTTAATAACAAAAAACTATCCATATGGAGATGAATTGAGACGTATAATTAACGAAACAGTGGAGAAATTGGATAATTCAGGCGAACTGGATAAAATTTTGACCCGTTACTTAATTATGTCTGAAGCAGAATAA